The genomic region AAGCACGCCGCCAGCGTTCGTCCTGAGCCAGGATCAAACCCTCCTAATTAAATTTAATTAGAAAAGCCGATCTGGCTTATTTATTCAAAACTTAACGCTTGCATCCTGTTCAGTTTTCAAAGAACAATTTGACTGCTCTCTCTAGCAGCTATATTATAGTATCATAGTTTTATTTGTGAGTCAAGTAGTAATTTTTGATTTATTTTGAATACCTTTGTCTTGCTCACTCTTACTTACTTTTTCTTGCCCTTTCAATATCGCTCTCTCAAAGCGACATAAATTATTTTATCACAGACTTTTATTTTAGTCAAGAAAAAAACAGGATAGAAATTCTACCCTGTTATCAATCGAGGATTTTAACCCAAATATTCATATCTTCAAAAGTTACCAAATATCGCAGTTTGACTAATCTTCACTATAAGATTATCCGTGGTGATAAAATACCATATTCAACTAGTGAAAATAAATTAATCATATCCCTTCAGATTAACACTTTTTCTCATTCTTGATTGAATAAATCTGCAATACTATAAGCATTATTGCCACGGTAATAATATTTGATTATCCCTTTTTCTATATATTTTTTTCCAGTCATCAAGGTTTAGCTTTTAAGTAAACCTTCCCAAAGTTATCTTAATGCTAGATAGTTTGATCTGTTAACTATTTTAGTAATATTCGTTTCTTCGTAGTTGAAACTTGAATCCTTTTATTGAATGTATCTAAAAAAACTTTAGACTATAATCCTCATCCTCAATTACATAGTCCATCCCATAAACCTCTCCAATAAATATAAGTTGACGTGTTTTTTATATAACTAATTTTTAGGGATAGCTAAAGATACAACTCTGTCTTCTTCTTTCAATCTTATTGTTCTTACCCCTTGAGTTCTTCTACTCATTTGTGAAATCCCTTTAACAGCCTGTCTATTGATTACACCTGTTGCAGTTACTAAAATTATTTCATCTTTTTCAGACACCATTCTATACCCTGCTAGCTCTCCTGTTTTTTCTGTTATTTTGAACGTATAAATACCTTTTCCGCCTCTGGATTGACTCCTGTACTCTGTAATTGGAGTTCTTTTACCAAATCCATTTTCTGAAATTACAAGTAAATCTTTGTTTTCTTGAGGGATATCCATCCCAACTACTTCGTCATCCTCACCTACAGATATACCTTTCACTCCTCGTGATACTCTACCCATACTTCTAACTTCTTCCTCAGAAAACTTGATTGCATATCCTTTTTTAGTACCTAAAAACACTTCTTGTTTTCCATTAGTTAAATGGACATCTATTAACTCATCATTTTCTTTTAGAGTAACAGCAATTAAACCATCTTTTCTATAGGCCTTAAGTTCATCTAGAATCACTTTTTTTACAATTCCCTTTTTAGTTACAAAAAATAAATAATCATCATGTGTAAATTCTTCAATTGGGATCACAGCTGAAATGTGTTCATCTGGATCTTTTGTTAATAGATTGACTATAGCAGTTCCTTTCGCCTGTCGAGATGCTTCAGGAATTTCATAAACTTTTAAGCGATATACTTTACCTTTATTAGTGAAAAATAAAATATAATTATGAGTAGTAGTTGCAAATAGGTGTTCTACAAAATCATCATCTTTAGTAGTCATACCACTAATACCTCTTCCACCGCGTTTCTGATTTCTATAGGTAGACAACGGCACTCTTTTTATATACCCTTGATGGGTCAAAGTGATGATTACATCTTCATTTGGAATTAAATCTTCTTCATCTATTTCTCCAGCCTTTTGAGTGATCAGAGTCTGTCTATTGTCTGCATATTTTTCCTTGACTTCTGTGATTTCTTTTTTAATAATTTCTAATACTAAGTTTTCGTCAGATAGAACACGTTTATAATAATCTATTTTATCCATTAATTCCTTATATTCCTCTTCTATCTTGTCTCGCTCTAGCGCAGTTAATTTTTGTAATCGCATGTCAAGTATTGCTTGCGCTTGTTTTTCTGATAGGGAAAAGTTATTCATTAGACCTTCTTTTGCTTTTTTTACTGTTTGTGATTCTCTAATCAGCTTAATCACTGCATCTAAATTATTTAATGCTATGCGTAATCCCTCGATTATATGAGCGCGTGCTTCAGCTTTATCTAATAAATATTTTGTTCGTCTAGTGATCACTTCTTTTTGAAACTCTAAATAGTGATTTAGTATTTGTCTTAGTGTTAAAACTTTAGGTTCACCTTTTACTAATGCTAACAATATTACCCCGAATGATTGTTCTAGGGATGTATATTTATATAATTGGTTTAAAAGAACTTTTGGATTAACATCTCTTTTAAGTTCTATAACTACACGTAAACCATCTCTATCAGATTCATCTCGCAAATCACTAATTCCTTCAACTTTTTTATCTCTAACAAGACCTGCAATTGATTCAATTAGTTTAGCTTTGTTTACTTGGTATGGTAGTTCTGTTACTAGTATTCTGTGTTTATTTCCTTTTAAAGATTCAATTTCTGTCTTAGCTCTAATTTTTAGCTTACCCCTACCAGTGGTATAAGCATCTTTAATACCACTTTTTCCTAATATTAATCCTCCAGTAGGAAAGTCTGGTCCTTTAATATATTGCATTAATTCTTCATCACTTACTTCTGGGTTTTCTATTAAAGCAGTCACACCTTCAATAACTTCACCCAAATTATGAGGTGGTATATTAGTGGCCATTCCCACAGCTATACCAGCAGAACCGTTAACCAACAAATTAGGAAATCTTGATGGTAACACTTTAGGTTCTTCTAATGTTTCATCAAAGTTTAATTGATAGTCTATAGTATTTTTATCGATATCTCTTAATAGTTCAGTACTAATCTTTGCCATACGAACTTCTGTGTAACGCATAGCAGCAGCATTATCTCCATCAATTGACCCAAAATTACCGTGCCCATCAACTAAAGTATATCTTGTTGAAAAATCTTGAGCCATTCTGACCATGGCATCATATAGCGCGACATCTCCATGTGGATGGTACTTACCTAGTACTTCCCCGACAACTCTTGCGGATTTTTTGTAAGATTTATCTGAAGTAATCCCAAGGTCGTGCATAGCATATAGTATTCGACGGTGAACTGGTTTAAGTCCATCTCGTACATCTGGAAGCGCTCTGCTAACGATAACACTCATGGCATAATCAAGAAATGAGTTTTCCATCTCTTTTTGTATATCTATAGGAATTATTTTACCTGTGTTTAAGTCACTCATATAACTTCACTTCCTTTTTCAAGACTTGATTAAAATAAGATTAAACATCTAGGTTACGCACATCTCTGGCGTTTGCTTGAATAAATTCTCTTCGTGGTGCAACTTTTTCACCCATTAGGACGGTAAAGATTTTATCAGCTTCAATAGCATCTTCTAGCGTAACTTGGAGTATTGTCCTACTTTCAGGGCTCATCGTAGTTTCCCATAATTGGGTAGGGTTCATTTCACCCAGACCTTTATATCTTTGCAGATTAATATTATCTCTACCTACTTCTTCAAAAATCTTTTCAAGTTCTTTATCATCAAAGGCGTAGTGTTTTTGATTTTTCTTTTTTACTAAATATAAAGGTGGCTGAGCTATATATATATATCCATGTTCTATAAGTGGACGCATATACCTATAGAAAAATGTTAATAGTAAAGTTCTAATATGAGCTCCATCAACATCTGCATCTGTCATTATGATAATTCTATGGTATCGAGCTTTAGAAATATCAAATTCTTCACCAATTCCTGTTCCCATTGCAGTTATCATTGTCTTAATTTCTTCATTTGCTAATATTTTATCAAAGCGAGCCTTTTCAACGTTTATTATTTTACCTCGTAGTGGTAAAATGGCTTGAAATTCACGATTTCTGCCTTGTTTAGCAGAGCCACCAGCTGAGTCTCCCTCAACTAGATAAATTTCTGATTTAGATGCATCTTTAGTTGTACAATCAGCTAACTTTCCGGGAAGCGCAGTTACCTCAAGAGCACTTTTCCTTCTAGTTAGCTCTCTTGCCTTTCTAGCAGCTTCTCTAGCACGAGATGCACTGATACTCTTATTTACAATCTTTTTTGACACTGCTGGATTTTCTTCTAAGAAAATTCCTAGGTGTTTAGAAACTAAAGATTCAACAATACGTCTTACTTCACTATTACCTAGCTTAGTTTTGGTTTGTCCTTCAAATTGAGGGTCTTGTACTTTAACGCTAATAATAGATACTAACCCTTCACGAATATCTTCACCTGTTAAGTTCTTATCAGCATTTTTCAATAAATTATGCTTTCTTGCATATTCATTTATGGTTCTTGTTAAAGCAATTTTAAACCCAGATTCATGGGTGCCACCCTCTTGAGTGTGGATATTATTCGCATATGAGTGAATCATTTCCTGATACCCATCATTGTATTGAGCAGCTACTTCTACTATACACCCTTCTTGCTCAGCTTCAAAATAAATAGGAGGGTTAAAAATGGTTGTCTTGTTATCATTTAAATATTCAACAAATGATTTTATACCACCCTCATATTTAAAATTATGGTACTCACCATCTTCAGTTCTTTTATCAGTTATAGATATAGATATTCCTTTATTTAAAAAAGCTAATTGTTGTATTCTCTTTTTTAAAGTTTCAAAATCAAATTTAACAGTTTCAAATATTTCTTCATCCGGCATAAAACGTATCTCGGTGCCATTTTTATCTGTCTCACCTATCTCTTTTATACCACTAACTGGTTTTCCTTTTTTATATTCTTGTAAAAAGATTTTACCATCACGATAAACTTTTACTTGAATCCAATCAGAAAGTGCATTCACAACAGATATACCTACACCATGAAGTCCTCCAGAAACTTTATAACTTTCATTTGAAAATTTTCCCCCAGCATGAAGATAAGTCATAATAACTTCTAGGGTAGGCTTTTTTATTTTAGGATGCTCTTTAACAGGTATACCTCGTCCATTATCAGTGACCCATACACTACCATCTGAACCTAAACCAACTTCAATATGGTCACAATAACCTGCCATAGCTTCATCGATACTATTATCAACAACTTCATAAACTAGATGATGAAGGCCTCTGTCATCAGTAGATCCAATATACATCCCAGGTCGTTTTCTTACAGCTTCTAATCCCTCTAATACTTGTATTTGACTTTCATCATAATTAATTTCTTTAACATCTTTTTCTTCCATATAAAAAAACCTCCATTCATACGCCTATTATACCACATACTCTTAATTCTGATACTGTATGTGATTCACTAATGATTATCAATTATAGCACCATCAATAAAAACATCAGCATACTTTTGCTGTTGAGAATATAGCTTGTCAATCCTTTTCTTAAGTGTAGTCGAAGCAATAGGTGAAAAGTAAATATTTTGTCCTGTTAAAATAAAGCTTCTTTCAGTGTCATTATCATTTTTTATTACAAATCCCTCTTCTTCTGATATTTTCAAAAAATCTCTTGTCGCTTTATCTTCAAGAATTTCAACATCAAAAATACCTACAATATCCTTAATAGGTAAGACTGAATTTTCACCTATATGAACAAACATTTATTATTCACTCCCTCTATTTCCGATTATTGTCAATTATTCTTAAATAATCCTTACCGAGAGAACCAACAATTTTACGCCAAGTACTATCACCAATCTCTTTTGGACTGCTTTCAGTTACTAGCAAAACATATTGATTCAGTAAATCTTTTAACCAGGCATAATTTTGGTCATTATAGCAATATTTACAAGCCTTTTTAGCTTGTTTTAGTTGATCTTTGATCTGATTATAAACTGTATTTTTCCCAGCATTAAATTCTGTACGTGTGATTTCAATATGAAGAACTTCATTAACTTCTTCATATTGAAACCAAGGTGACTCTTTTAAAACTCTAATTATACTATTCAACTTATCTTGATGTTTTTCCTTTTCACATTGTAGACATATGGCATTTAGTTTGAGCTCTTTAGTCATAATACCGCACTTTTTACATTCTTGATAACCTTGATCTTTTTTATCTTTCTTTAATTGTATATCTTCTTGTATGATTTTTTGTAATTTTTCTTGAAGTTCATGGTCAGTAACATCATTAATAACCTTACAGACCCATTTTTTATCATCTTTATTTAAACAATACTTTTTGTTCTCTTTTCGTCTTTTACTAGACGTTGTATTATTTTCTGGTAGTTGTCCTGTTACAAATTTAATATCATTAATGATTTTTTTTCCTGTTTTCTTGTTCAGATCTTTAATTAACTTTCTCTTTCGCATAGACAATTCTTGTGTCCACATTGGATGTGAGCATATCACAATCATCTGTTTACCTTGAATTTTAGAGGGACGACAGTGTTTGTTTATCTCTTCACCTACAATATGATGCCAATGGTTCATTGCAATTTGGTCGTAATACTTTTTTAAGAATCCAGTTTTGGCAAGGAATTCAGTTAGCTCACCTTTAATCCCCTGCATCCTCATTCACCGCCTCACCTTCATAGATTTTGTAAATTTGAGCTTTTTTTAACATATCACCTTTAAAGTCATCTCTACTAGTTCCTGTTACAAAAGTTTGTACACGTGCTTCTGTTAAGTTTAGTAAATGTTTTCTTCTAGCTCTATCCAACTCACTTAATACGTCATCTAATAAAAGTATCGGGTACTCACCTTTTTCTCCTTTAATCATTTCTAATTCAGCCATCTTTAAGGCTAAGACAGTTGAGCGCTGTTGTCCTTGGGAACC from Natranaerobius trueperi harbors:
- the gyrA gene encoding DNA gyrase subunit A, which gives rise to MSDLNTGKIIPIDIQKEMENSFLDYAMSVIVSRALPDVRDGLKPVHRRILYAMHDLGITSDKSYKKSARVVGEVLGKYHPHGDVALYDAMVRMAQDFSTRYTLVDGHGNFGSIDGDNAAAMRYTEVRMAKISTELLRDIDKNTIDYQLNFDETLEEPKVLPSRFPNLLVNGSAGIAVGMATNIPPHNLGEVIEGVTALIENPEVSDEELMQYIKGPDFPTGGLILGKSGIKDAYTTGRGKLKIRAKTEIESLKGNKHRILVTELPYQVNKAKLIESIAGLVRDKKVEGISDLRDESDRDGLRVVIELKRDVNPKVLLNQLYKYTSLEQSFGVILLALVKGEPKVLTLRQILNHYLEFQKEVITRRTKYLLDKAEARAHIIEGLRIALNNLDAVIKLIRESQTVKKAKEGLMNNFSLSEKQAQAILDMRLQKLTALERDKIEEEYKELMDKIDYYKRVLSDENLVLEIIKKEITEVKEKYADNRQTLITQKAGEIDEEDLIPNEDVIITLTHQGYIKRVPLSTYRNQKRGGRGISGMTTKDDDFVEHLFATTTHNYILFFTNKGKVYRLKVYEIPEASRQAKGTAIVNLLTKDPDEHISAVIPIEEFTHDDYLFFVTKKGIVKKVILDELKAYRKDGLIAVTLKENDELIDVHLTNGKQEVFLGTKKGYAIKFSEEEVRSMGRVSRGVKGISVGEDDEVVGMDIPQENKDLLVISENGFGKRTPITEYRSQSRGGKGIYTFKITEKTGELAGYRMVSEKDEIILVTATGVINRQAVKGISQMSRRTQGVRTIRLKEEDRVVSLAIPKN
- the gyrB gene encoding DNA topoisomerase (ATP-hydrolyzing) subunit B — its product is MEEKDVKEINYDESQIQVLEGLEAVRKRPGMYIGSTDDRGLHHLVYEVVDNSIDEAMAGYCDHIEVGLGSDGSVWVTDNGRGIPVKEHPKIKKPTLEVIMTYLHAGGKFSNESYKVSGGLHGVGISVVNALSDWIQVKVYRDGKIFLQEYKKGKPVSGIKEIGETDKNGTEIRFMPDEEIFETVKFDFETLKKRIQQLAFLNKGISISITDKRTEDGEYHNFKYEGGIKSFVEYLNDNKTTIFNPPIYFEAEQEGCIVEVAAQYNDGYQEMIHSYANNIHTQEGGTHESGFKIALTRTINEYARKHNLLKNADKNLTGEDIREGLVSIISVKVQDPQFEGQTKTKLGNSEVRRIVESLVSKHLGIFLEENPAVSKKIVNKSISASRAREAARKARELTRRKSALEVTALPGKLADCTTKDASKSEIYLVEGDSAGGSAKQGRNREFQAILPLRGKIINVEKARFDKILANEEIKTMITAMGTGIGEEFDISKARYHRIIIMTDADVDGAHIRTLLLTFFYRYMRPLIEHGYIYIAQPPLYLVKKKNQKHYAFDDKELEKIFEEVGRDNINLQRYKGLGEMNPTQLWETTMSPESRTILQVTLEDAIEADKIFTVLMGEKVAPRREFIQANARDVRNLDV
- the remB gene encoding extracellular matrix regulator RemB, translating into MFVHIGENSVLPIKDIVGIFDVEILEDKATRDFLKISEEEGFVIKNDNDTERSFILTGQNIYFSPIASTTLKKRIDKLYSQQQKYADVFIDGAIIDNH
- a CDS encoding DUF721 domain-containing protein, which gives rise to MQGIKGELTEFLAKTGFLKKYYDQIAMNHWHHIVGEEINKHCRPSKIQGKQMIVICSHPMWTQELSMRKRKLIKDLNKKTGKKIINDIKFVTGQLPENNTTSSKRRKENKKYCLNKDDKKWVCKVINDVTDHELQEKLQKIIQEDIQLKKDKKDQGYQECKKCGIMTKELKLNAICLQCEKEKHQDKLNSIIRVLKESPWFQYEEVNEVLHIEITRTEFNAGKNTVYNQIKDQLKQAKKACKYCYNDQNYAWLKDLLNQYVLLVTESSPKEIGDSTWRKIVGSLGKDYLRIIDNNRK